Proteins encoded in a region of the Puniceibacterium sp. IMCC21224 genome:
- a CDS encoding TrkH family potassium uptake protein, which produces MALRGMRLGLGRRAMRLTPPALLAAFYLGLVVIGALTLWLPWSHHGTVGLWDAAFTSMSAVTVTGLAVVDTGSAFTVFGQAVIAILIQMGGLGLMTFAVFVLSAIGIPIGFSQRLILREDLNQSSIGDLATLVRMIFVVSLACEAVGAVLLALVFVPASGWGPGLWQALFHSVSAFNNAGFALWPDSLSQWVANPLINLVIPALFITGGLGFIVLGDLYTKRSWRRLSLHSKLMIVGSLALITLAWMMFAALEWRNPGTLGGLDSVWDKLQASWFQAVTPRTAGFNTINTAAMHDSTALMTMTLMLIGAGSTSTAGGIKVTTFIVLLLATVAFFRRRATLHAFGRSLGLNEVMKVLALTTVSILIVFVGLFIISISHDGSFIALAFEVASAFGTTGLSMGATPELDTLGRCVIMLVMFLGRVGPLTLGFFLAMHSVAKVRYPAGQIFLG; this is translated from the coding sequence ATGGCGCTACGCGGAATGCGGCTTGGTCTTGGTCGCCGGGCAATGCGGCTGACGCCGCCGGCTTTGCTGGCCGCATTTTACCTTGGGCTGGTGGTGATCGGCGCGCTAACCCTTTGGTTGCCTTGGTCACATCACGGCACTGTCGGCCTTTGGGATGCGGCGTTTACCTCGATGTCTGCGGTGACTGTGACGGGCTTGGCGGTGGTCGATACCGGATCGGCGTTTACCGTCTTTGGTCAGGCGGTCATCGCGATATTGATCCAGATGGGCGGGCTGGGGCTGATGACGTTTGCCGTTTTTGTACTGTCGGCCATCGGCATCCCGATCGGGTTTTCCCAGCGCCTGATTCTGCGCGAAGACCTCAACCAAAGCTCGATCGGCGATCTTGCCACCCTTGTACGGATGATTTTCGTCGTTTCACTGGCCTGCGAAGCGGTCGGCGCCGTTCTGCTGGCTCTGGTCTTTGTGCCCGCGTCGGGCTGGGGGCCAGGTCTGTGGCAGGCGTTGTTTCACAGCGTCTCGGCGTTCAACAATGCGGGCTTCGCGCTCTGGCCGGACAGCCTGTCGCAATGGGTGGCAAACCCGTTGATCAATCTGGTGATCCCGGCGCTGTTCATCACTGGCGGGCTGGGATTTATCGTCCTGGGCGATCTCTATACCAAACGGAGTTGGCGCCGCCTGTCGCTGCACAGCAAGCTAATGATCGTCGGCTCGCTCGCGCTTATAACTCTGGCCTGGATGATGTTCGCAGCGCTGGAATGGCGCAATCCCGGAACGCTGGGCGGTCTCGACTCGGTCTGGGACAAACTGCAGGCAAGCTGGTTTCAGGCCGTCACCCCGCGCACTGCTGGTTTCAACACCATCAACACCGCCGCAATGCATGATTCGACGGCGCTGATGACGATGACCCTGATGCTGATCGGGGCCGGCAGCACGTCGACCGCCGGAGGGATTAAAGTAACGACCTTTATCGTACTTTTGCTGGCGACCGTCGCATTTTTTCGCCGCCGTGCCACGCTGCATGCCTTTGGCCGCTCGCTCGGGTTGAATGAAGTGATGAAGGTGCTTGCCCTGACCACGGTCAGCATCCTGATCGTCTTTGTCGGTCTGTTCATCATCTCGATCAGCCATGACGGGTCGTTCATCGCCCTGGCGTTCGAGGTGGCATCGGCCTTTGGCACAACCGGCCTGTCGATGGGGGCAACGCCCGAATTGGACACGCTGGGCCGCTGTGTCATTATGCTGGTGATGTTTCTGGGGCGGGTCGGCCCGCTGACGCTGGGGTTTTTTCTGGCGATGCATTCGGTTGCCAAGGTGCGCTATCCGGCGGGGCAGATTTTCCTTGGATGA
- a CDS encoding TrkA family potassium uptake protein: MPEKKRAFGVIGLGNFGSTVATELMRFGNHVIGIDIDEDRASTHAESLSQALIVDARDESALKQAGLGDCDVALIALGTDLEASILSAMNLKLVGVEKIWAKARTKTHHRILSRLGVDRIIHPEVEMGQHIAQVLHNPLVRDYVSLGNGYHVVNFRIPESLEGKSLADLPHREDFNLRCIGVMRGTQFLGSDAHSCELNRDDLVLLLGQRGDLRKFTASL; this comes from the coding sequence ATGCCAGAGAAAAAACGCGCGTTTGGCGTTATCGGGCTGGGGAATTTCGGCAGCACGGTCGCTACGGAACTCATGCGGTTCGGCAACCACGTCATCGGTATCGACATCGACGAGGACCGTGCCAGCACCCACGCCGAGAGCCTGAGTCAGGCGTTGATCGTGGATGCGCGTGACGAATCGGCGCTGAAACAGGCGGGCTTGGGCGATTGCGACGTCGCGCTCATCGCCCTTGGCACCGATCTTGAGGCTAGTATCCTGTCGGCCATGAACCTCAAGCTGGTGGGCGTCGAAAAGATCTGGGCCAAGGCGCGCACCAAAACCCATCACCGGATCCTCAGCCGGTTGGGTGTCGATCGGATCATCCACCCCGAGGTCGAGATGGGTCAGCACATCGCACAGGTCCTGCACAACCCGCTGGTGCGGGATTACGTGAGTCTTGGCAACGGCTATCATGTGGTGAACTTCCGCATACCCGAAAGCCTGGAGGGCAAGTCGCTGGCTGATCTGCCGCACCGCGAGGATTTTAACCTGCGTTGCATCGGCGTCATGCGCGGCACGCAGTTTCTGGGTAGTGATGCGCATAGCTGCGAGCTGAACCGCGACGACCTGGTGCTGTTGCTGGGGCAGCGCGGGGACTTGCGAAAATTCACGGCGAGCCTCTGA
- a CDS encoding dihydrodipicolinate synthase family protein: protein MALDLDTALTGISGILVTPYDDAGEVAPQKLTPIIDRALNAGVHMPVVNGNTGEFYALTTDEACTMVTEVAGLIDGRAPLLAGVGRGIKDACRLARASADAGATALMVHQPPDPFVSPRGTVDYIRAVADAAGLPLMLYLRNDAIGTGGIADLCAIDGVKGVKWATPNPLKLAAAIAACDPGIVWVNGLAEVWAPPLYAVGARGFTSGLINVWPERSVAIHAALDKGDYATANRLIAEMRVFEDIRAEELNGTNVTGVKAALLAQGLDCGPTRPPSAWPLSPSQQAQLDAFMATNALL from the coding sequence ATGGCCCTCGACCTCGACACCGCCCTGACGGGCATTTCCGGTATCCTTGTCACGCCCTATGACGACGCGGGCGAGGTGGCACCGCAAAAGCTGACCCCGATCATTGACCGGGCTTTGAACGCTGGCGTCCACATGCCGGTGGTCAACGGCAATACCGGCGAATTCTACGCCCTGACCACCGACGAAGCTTGTACCATGGTGACGGAAGTGGCCGGGCTGATCGACGGGCGTGCGCCGCTTTTGGCGGGGGTCGGTCGCGGGATCAAAGATGCCTGTCGTCTGGCGCGGGCCAGCGCCGACGCTGGGGCCACTGCCTTGATGGTGCATCAGCCGCCCGATCCGTTTGTCAGCCCGCGCGGCACTGTGGACTACATCAGGGCTGTTGCAGATGCGGCTGGGCTGCCGCTGATGCTTTATCTGCGCAACGATGCCATCGGCACCGGCGGGATTGCTGACCTCTGCGCGATTGATGGTGTCAAAGGCGTGAAATGGGCCACCCCAAACCCGCTGAAACTGGCCGCCGCGATTGCGGCTTGTGACCCCGGAATCGTTTGGGTCAATGGCCTGGCCGAAGTCTGGGCTCCGCCACTCTATGCCGTTGGGGCGCGTGGCTTTACCTCGGGGCTGATCAACGTCTGGCCCGAGCGGTCGGTGGCGATCCACGCCGCACTCGACAAGGGTGATTATGCCACGGCCAACAGGCTGATCGCCGAAATGCGGGTTTTTGAAGACATCCGTGCCGAGGAATTGAACGGCACCAATGTGACGGGCGTCAAGGCGGCGCTGCTGGCACAGGGCCTGGATTGCGGTCCGACGCGACCGCCATCCGCCTGGCCGTTGTCGCCGTCGCAGCAGGCGCAGCTGGACGCATTCATGGCAACCAACGCTCTGCTCTGA
- the araD gene encoding L-arabinonate dehydratase, translated as MTRTRKTPQTLRSERWFGPDDLRSFGHRSRMMQLGYSEEEFRGKPIIGVLNTWSELNSCHSHFPERVKDVKRGVLQGGGLPVELPSLSVDESFTKPTSMLYRNMLAMEVEENIRSHPLDGVVLMGGCDKTTPGLVMGAITAGVPMIYLPAGPMLRGNYAGKTLGSGSDAWKYWDERRAGNISDAEWVGVQGGIARSAGTCMTMGTASTMTAITDALGLTLPGASSVPAVDSGHARLGAECGRRIVDMVWEDLTPDIIVTDAAVRNAAIVAMATGCSTNAVVHLIAMARRAGVDLTLDDLDALGRVTPLIANVRPSGKDYLMEDFYFAGGLRALMKQIEDRLDTSCMTVSGKSVAENLEGAVVYNDDVIRPLSNPVYKEGSLAVLRGNLCPDGAVIKPAACDPKYYNHEGPALVFDSYPEMKAAIDDEDLDVTPDTVLVLRNAGPQGGPGMPEWGMLPIPKALIKQGHRDMLRISDARMSGTSYGACVLHVAPESFVGGPLALLQTGDIVRLDLGGRRLDMLVDEAEIARRRAAWVKPERRFERGWGWMYSQHVGQADTGCDFDYLQRDFGAAAGEPDIF; from the coding sequence ATGACACGCACACGCAAAACCCCGCAAACCCTGCGCAGTGAACGCTGGTTCGGCCCGGACGACCTGCGCAGCTTTGGTCATCGGTCCCGCATGATGCAGTTGGGCTATTCCGAGGAAGAGTTCAGGGGCAAGCCGATCATCGGTGTCCTGAACACCTGGTCAGAACTGAATTCCTGCCACAGCCACTTTCCCGAACGGGTCAAGGATGTGAAGCGCGGCGTTCTGCAGGGCGGCGGACTTCCGGTGGAACTGCCCTCTCTGTCTGTTGACGAGAGTTTTACCAAGCCGACTTCGATGCTCTACCGCAACATGCTGGCGATGGAGGTCGAAGAAAACATCCGCTCGCATCCGCTGGACGGCGTGGTTCTGATGGGGGGATGCGACAAGACCACGCCGGGTCTGGTCATGGGGGCGATCACGGCTGGCGTGCCGATGATTTATCTGCCCGCCGGACCGATGCTACGTGGCAACTATGCCGGTAAGACGCTGGGATCAGGGTCGGACGCGTGGAAATACTGGGACGAACGGCGCGCGGGAAATATCTCGGACGCTGAGTGGGTCGGCGTGCAGGGCGGAATCGCCCGGTCGGCGGGCACCTGCATGACAATGGGGACCGCCTCGACCATGACGGCGATCACCGATGCACTGGGGCTGACGTTGCCGGGGGCCTCGTCTGTACCGGCGGTCGATTCGGGTCACGCCCGGCTGGGTGCCGAATGTGGTCGCCGCATCGTCGACATGGTGTGGGAGGATCTGACCCCTGATATCATCGTCACCGACGCAGCAGTGCGCAATGCGGCCATTGTCGCGATGGCGACGGGCTGTTCGACCAATGCCGTAGTGCATCTGATCGCAATGGCGCGGCGCGCGGGTGTCGATCTGACGCTGGATGATCTTGATGCGTTGGGGCGCGTGACGCCGTTGATCGCCAATGTCCGCCCCTCGGGCAAGGATTACCTGATGGAGGATTTCTATTTCGCCGGCGGCCTGCGTGCGCTGATGAAACAGATCGAGGACAGGCTCGACACGTCCTGCATGACGGTGTCCGGCAAATCGGTGGCCGAGAATCTGGAAGGGGCCGTAGTTTACAATGATGACGTGATCCGCCCGCTGTCCAACCCGGTCTACAAAGAGGGATCTCTGGCGGTTCTGCGCGGCAATCTCTGCCCGGACGGTGCCGTGATCAAACCCGCCGCCTGTGACCCAAAATATTATAACCACGAGGGGCCAGCACTGGTCTTTGACAGCTATCCCGAGATGAAGGCGGCGATAGATGACGAAGATCTGGACGTCACGCCCGACACCGTTCTGGTCCTGCGCAATGCCGGGCCGCAGGGCGGACCGGGGATGCCAGAATGGGGTATGTTGCCAATCCCCAAGGCGCTGATCAAGCAAGGTCACCGCGACATGCTGCGTATTTCCGACGCGCGGATGTCCGGTACGTCCTATGGAGCATGCGTCCTGCATGTCGCGCCAGAGAGCTTTGTTGGTGGACCGCTCGCGTTGCTGCAAACCGGCGATATCGTGCGGCTGGATCTTGGGGGGCGCCGCCTTGATATGCTGGTGGATGAGGCCGAGATCGCTCGCCGCCGTGCCGCATGGGTGAAACCGGAACGCCGGTTTGAGCGCGGCTGGGGCTGGATGTATTCGCAACATGTGGGTCAGGCCGACACCGGATGTGATTTTGACTATCTGCAACGCGATTTCGGCGCGGCCGCAGGCGAACCTGACATTTTCTAA
- a CDS encoding ABC transporter substrate-binding protein produces MTIKRRMLLGAAAATALFATTITAVAQELPRNVRLVIGSTSTGGDTYQNSAIIADALAEELGINIKVDAVGASEAFKALGRDSRGTTLMIFHDQSYLGNLYGVTGYADPFAEYTVGPTVAINPGNAYLVPANSPYGSMEDILAAAEAGERVRVAIQPGGVSEIGFSAMKNAAHLRSPGSEANIVAVNTGGQSDKNQTMWDGLSDVINGSIQGNEQFTQLPADDAKAMRFVWITARPATLEQAPEAGMGGTTRDDMLAFASPETSVPVDADADFTFDKEFFFLYNKEMDPAIAAQIDTALAAIFARGDIQTRQKESFFIPNFLPMAEAQQHLGAKRDTYKQVISDISGDS; encoded by the coding sequence ATGACTATCAAACGCAGAATGCTCTTGGGCGCCGCAGCCGCCACCGCGCTGTTCGCCACGACAATCACCGCAGTGGCGCAGGAATTGCCGCGCAACGTGCGACTGGTGATCGGATCAACATCGACGGGTGGTGACACCTATCAGAACTCTGCCATCATTGCGGATGCACTGGCCGAAGAGCTTGGCATCAACATCAAGGTCGACGCAGTCGGCGCGTCCGAAGCGTTCAAGGCACTGGGGCGTGACAGTCGCGGCACGACGCTGATGATCTTTCACGATCAGTCCTATCTGGGCAATCTGTATGGTGTGACCGGCTATGCCGATCCGTTTGCAGAATACACTGTCGGCCCGACGGTTGCGATCAACCCCGGCAACGCCTACCTCGTTCCAGCCAATTCGCCCTATGGATCAATGGAAGATATCCTTGCCGCCGCCGAAGCCGGTGAGCGTGTGCGCGTCGCCATCCAGCCCGGAGGTGTGTCCGAAATCGGCTTTTCCGCCATGAAAAACGCCGCCCATCTGCGCAGCCCCGGTTCCGAGGCGAACATCGTCGCTGTGAATACCGGCGGGCAATCCGACAAGAACCAGACCATGTGGGACGGGTTGTCCGACGTCATCAACGGGTCGATTCAGGGCAACGAACAGTTCACCCAACTGCCGGCCGACGATGCCAAAGCAATGCGGTTCGTCTGGATCACCGCCCGCCCCGCCACGCTTGAGCAAGCACCCGAAGCAGGCATGGGCGGCACGACCCGCGACGACATGCTGGCCTTTGCATCACCTGAAACATCAGTTCCGGTGGATGCAGACGCGGATTTCACCTTCGATAAGGAATTCTTTTTCCTCTACAACAAGGAAATGGACCCGGCCATCGCGGCACAGATTGATACCGCGCTGGCGGCCATCTTTGCCCGCGGTGACATCCAGACCCGTCAAAAGGAATCCTTTTTCATTCCGAACTTCCTGCCGATGGCCGAGGCGCAGCAGCACCTTGGCGCAAAACGCGACACCTATAAGCAGGTGATTTCGGACATCTCGGGCGACTCCTGA
- a CDS encoding tripartite tricarboxylate transporter TctB family protein, which produces MGSLTQVTIDFDKSHLVFPTIIACVLGLLGVTILLTRYRRIAHSGGNLSAVMSGMDKPRFLGTLVLTLIYFSAMVPVGDFWPNTGRGFLICSIPYVLLTGLLFMHDRTLRNAVPLIVVSLIAPTLIWYLFTELFFLTLP; this is translated from the coding sequence ATGGGTTCACTCACCCAGGTGACGATTGATTTTGACAAATCGCACCTCGTCTTTCCGACAATCATTGCCTGCGTTCTTGGCCTTCTTGGGGTCACGATCCTGCTAACGCGGTACCGCCGCATTGCGCACTCCGGCGGCAACTTGTCTGCAGTCATGTCCGGAATGGACAAGCCGCGCTTTTTGGGAACGCTGGTACTGACGCTGATCTATTTCTCGGCGATGGTGCCGGTCGGGGATTTCTGGCCCAACACCGGACGCGGGTTTCTGATCTGTTCGATCCCCTACGTGCTGCTGACGGGCCTGCTGTTCATGCACGACCGCACCCTGCGCAATGCCGTGCCGCTGATCGTGGTATCCCTGATTGCACCGACGCTGATCTGGTACCTGTTCACCGAGCTTTTCTTTCTGACCCTCCCCTGA
- a CDS encoding tripartite tricarboxylate transporter permease: MDFLSDITPLFILLTIGGTFVGIIFGAIPGMTATMAVAVCLPLTYSLGLENGLALLLGLYVGGISGGLVPAILLGIPGTPSSITTTFDGYPMALRGEGEKALRIGIVSSLVGGIVSLVALYFFAPALADFAIAFSYVEKFLIILFALTVMAALSSDMLMGIFSGFLGIFVSLIGTYSIEKGGNGKLRMVPDGTEYWLDSGFSLLPVLIGLFGLAAILSEAEIGVPKGQSRDDVNISGARNFSFSVFKGQWLNLLRSSGIGTFVGILPGVGGSAASILAYSNAKTFSSHPETFGKGEPAGIMASESGNNGLTGGALVPLLSLGIPGDSTTALLIGAFTLQGIQVGPLFIGNNPDTWNAMILAMLLANVAMFVMMYYAIRYFALVVTIPKHILFPIILMMCVIGAYTINYGIMFDVWTLLIFGLFGWGATKIGLEIAPFIIGFILGPAAEIYFVKSLESFGDLTIFFTKSWIAVILWLLIAGSLIGSALMARKRGVDDAADRSL, from the coding sequence GTGGATTTTCTGTCCGACATCACTCCGCTTTTCATCCTCCTTACCATTGGGGGCACTTTCGTCGGGATCATTTTTGGTGCCATCCCCGGCATGACGGCAACGATGGCTGTAGCCGTCTGCCTGCCACTGACCTATTCGCTGGGGCTGGAAAATGGTCTGGCGCTGCTTCTGGGGCTGTATGTCGGGGGCATCTCGGGTGGGCTGGTGCCCGCGATTTTGCTGGGCATCCCGGGCACACCCAGTTCGATCACCACGACATTTGATGGCTACCCGATGGCCCTGCGCGGCGAAGGCGAAAAGGCGTTGCGCATCGGCATCGTCTCGTCGCTGGTTGGTGGCATCGTCAGTCTGGTCGCGCTCTATTTCTTTGCCCCCGCGCTGGCGGATTTCGCAATCGCGTTTTCGTATGTTGAAAAGTTCCTGATCATCCTCTTTGCGCTGACAGTCATGGCCGCTCTGTCGTCAGATATGCTCATGGGGATATTCTCGGGGTTCCTGGGGATCTTTGTCAGCCTGATCGGCACCTATTCCATCGAAAAGGGTGGCAATGGCAAGCTGAGGATGGTGCCCGACGGCACCGAATACTGGCTCGACAGCGGGTTTTCCCTATTGCCGGTTTTGATCGGTCTGTTCGGGTTGGCCGCTATCCTGTCCGAGGCTGAGATCGGAGTGCCAAAGGGCCAGTCCCGCGACGATGTGAACATCAGCGGTGCCCGGAACTTCAGCTTTTCGGTATTCAAGGGCCAATGGCTGAACCTGCTTCGGTCGTCCGGGATCGGAACATTTGTCGGCATTCTGCCCGGTGTCGGCGGATCGGCGGCATCGATCCTAGCCTATTCCAACGCCAAGACGTTTTCGTCCCACCCCGAAACATTCGGCAAGGGCGAACCGGCGGGCATCATGGCATCCGAATCCGGCAACAACGGCCTGACGGGCGGCGCGCTGGTGCCGTTGCTATCGCTGGGCATTCCGGGCGATTCCACCACCGCCCTGCTGATCGGCGCCTTTACCCTTCAGGGGATTCAGGTCGGCCCGCTGTTCATCGGTAACAACCCCGACACATGGAATGCGATGATCCTGGCAATGTTGCTGGCGAATGTCGCGATGTTCGTGATGATGTACTACGCAATCCGGTATTTCGCTTTGGTGGTCACGATCCCCAAACATATCCTCTTTCCGATTATCCTGATGATGTGCGTCATCGGCGCCTATACGATCAACTACGGCATCATGTTCGACGTCTGGACCCTGCTGATCTTTGGCCTGTTCGGCTGGGGCGCAACCAAGATCGGGCTTGAGATCGCGCCGTTTATCATCGGGTTCATTCTGGGACCGGCGGCGGAAATCTACTTTGTCAAAAGCCTGGAATCCTTTGGCGATCTGACGATCTTTTTCACCAAAAGCTGGATTGCCGTGATTTTGTGGCTGCTCATTGCGGGGTCGCTGATTGGGTCGGCGTTGATGGCACGCAAGCGTGGCGTGGACGACGCCGCCGATCGGTCCTTGTAA
- a CDS encoding LacI family DNA-binding transcriptional regulator — MPRMAKERSHESSKSRVTMAAVGRMAGVSQVTVSRALSHPGKVSPDTLRRIRDAIEATGFVPNALAGALASKRSNLITALIPSLTNIVYSSFVATFSEHMRSHGYQVLLSETGFDAQAEEALIATHLSRRPDAMLLTGIHHSAQARRLLLGADIPVVEVWDVTDSPIDMCVGFNHAEAGRAVAEYLHGLGHRCAGTITASDARAVRRQVAFADRFFQLSGCRVEDSNTGGPASIGAGRKALTDLIETRGFSSGAIFCSSDLLAHGVMIEARARGLSVPGDVSVVGFGDQDFARDLDPPLSTVRIDRLRLGDVAADALLCRIAGGTPEKSVVDLGFEIIRRATI, encoded by the coding sequence ATGCCCCGGATGGCAAAGGAACGTTCCCACGAAAGCAGCAAGAGCCGCGTCACAATGGCGGCAGTCGGGCGCATGGCCGGCGTGTCTCAGGTCACTGTCTCGCGCGCACTTTCGCACCCCGGCAAGGTGTCGCCAGATACACTGCGGCGCATCCGCGACGCGATTGAGGCGACCGGCTTTGTTCCCAATGCGCTGGCCGGGGCCCTCGCGTCAAAACGGTCGAACCTGATAACCGCGCTGATCCCGTCGCTGACCAACATCGTCTATTCGTCCTTTGTCGCGACCTTCTCGGAACATATGCGCAGCCATGGGTACCAGGTGCTTTTGTCGGAAACCGGTTTTGACGCCCAGGCAGAAGAGGCGCTGATCGCCACGCATCTGTCGCGGCGCCCCGACGCCATGCTGCTGACCGGCATCCATCACAGCGCACAGGCGCGGCGGTTGCTGCTGGGCGCGGATATTCCCGTGGTCGAAGTGTGGGACGTGACCGACAGCCCGATTGATATGTGCGTCGGCTTTAACCATGCCGAGGCAGGGCGCGCCGTGGCCGAATATCTGCATGGGCTGGGACATCGCTGCGCCGGAACCATCACCGCCAGCGATGCCCGCGCGGTCAGACGTCAGGTGGCCTTTGCCGACCGGTTCTTTCAGCTTTCCGGTTGCCGGGTCGAGGATTCCAACACCGGTGGACCCGCCAGCATCGGCGCCGGCCGAAAGGCGCTGACCGACCTGATCGAGACGCGGGGATTTTCTTCTGGTGCGATATTTTGCAGTTCGGATCTATTGGCGCATGGCGTCATGATCGAAGCCCGCGCCCGCGGCCTGTCGGTTCCCGGAGATGTGTCGGTGGTGGGGTTTGGGGATCAGGACTTTGCCCGCGATCTGGACCCGCCCCTGAGCACTGTGAGGATCGACCGCCTGCGACTGGGCGATGTCGCTGCCGACGCGTTGCTGTGCCGGATTGCAGGCGGCACACCAGAGAAATCTGTTGTCGATCTGGGGTTTGAAATCATCCGCCGCGCCACGATCTGA